GCCTGCGGATATCTTCGAGACCGCGCCTGATGCAACGCTGGATGCGAGCGGTGCGCAGGAGAGCGCCGGCCAGCCGAGCGAGACAGCCGGGGCCACGCCGGCCGCAGTCACCAGCGCGCGACGCGCGCGCCCGACGCCGAGCGAGACGAAAGGCGACGACTCGAATCCCTGATACAAACGACCCGCGCCGGCACCTGCCAGCGATCAGCGACCGCAACCGGGGAACTCAGCTGCGACCGAGATGCGCATAGGGAGCGATCACCATGGCTGAGATTCCATTTGAAACCTTCCGTGTCGCGCTTGAGGCCGCGCGCGGCACGGCCGAGGCGGCGCCGACGCACCTCATCAACAAGGCCGGCAAGATCACGCCGAACATCACGCGCTACCGGCCGAAGGAGGCGCGCGGCACGCGGGCGCGGAATTACCGCTCGGTGGATACCCGCAAGGGCGCCGAGTGGGAGGCCGAGGGCGACGCTGACGGCAACGAGACTCTAGTACTGTTGAACATGTCGGTCGCTCCGCTGACCACGCCCAGCACTCCCAGCGGCGCGACGCTCTCGCGACTCTGGTCGTTCGTGCCGAATCTGACCGCCGACAACATCAAATCGGCCACCGCCTGGTGGGGCGACCCGGCGCTCAACCAGCTCCTGTCGGATTTCTGTGTGCTTGATGAGCTGGTGTTCGAGAACGACGCGAGCGGCGAAGAGGTGCTGACCATCTCAGCCAAGGGGATGGGCGGGTTCCCTTCCAAGGTGAGCGCGCCGAGCGCAACTGCCTCGATCGCCGGCGTCACCTTCCCAGGTCAGATGATGCAGTGCTGGATCGATACCGCCAGCGCGATCGGCACCACCGCGATCAGCGGCCGGCTCATCTCGGCCAAGCACACGATCCGCACCGGCGCGACCTACAAGTATCTGGCGGCCGGCCCCACCGGCGCGCTCGACTACACGCTCATCGGGCGCGATGTCGTCGTCGGGATGACCACCGAACTGAAGCTCGAGTTCATCGACTACGCACAATACGATCTATGGTCGGCGGGTACGGGGCTCAAGTGCCGGGTGCGCCATAATGGCGCGCTCATTGAGTCCACGGCCGGCCCGGTCAACTGGTACAACTACGTCGAGTTCGACACCTACGGCCCGGCCGAGGAGTTGGACTGGGATGATAACGAGGGTTCAGATCGCGCACTCAATCTGACCATCAACTCGACCTACGACGTGACGCTCGGCGCTGATTTTCGCGTCGCTGTCCAGAATCAGCGCACGACGCTGTAAGAGTCGGCGCATTCGCCACAGCATAAGAAAGGATTATCTGCATGGGCATGTTTGTCAGCGGCCGTCTTGCCGTGACGGCCACCGGCGTGATCGACGAGAAGGACATCACGCCGGACATGAACATCATCTTCATACGACCGAAAATGGACTACGGCACGCGCCAGCGCGTGCTGGGATCGGCGGCCAAGCTTGTCCAGGTCACGGCCGGCAATCGCAAGCAGCGACGCGCAGCGGCGGCCAAGAAGCGAGGCGATACAAACGATGTGCAGTTTGACATCGGGGCCTATCAGATCGCCTTGCTCGTGCATAACATCCTGGCCTGGCAGGGGCCGGCCTTCGCCGGCTACGCCTGCCTTGCAGCTAATATCGAGACGCTGAACCCGGATGAGCCACTTGTGCAGCGGGCACTCCAAGAGATCAGCGACCGCAACACCGACCCGAACGCGGATGATGAGGGCGATGGAGAGGACGACGCCCCAAACGTGCTGACCATGACGGCGACGACAATCTAGCCGAGCTGCTGCACGAGCTCGGGATCGAACCGACCGAGATGAGCCGGCTCGACTGGGTTCGCCACCACTGGGAGCGCAAGCTCGACGGAAAACGATCGAGGCCGGGGAGTTTGACTTCGAGATCGTGGTGCTCGAGCGCTTTGGGGTATTGCCCCACGAGGGCGCGCTCTACGATCAAGACCCGGCATTTGTGGACGAGTTGCGCCAGTATGTGAGCGCAGTCGCGGCCCACGAGAAGAAAAACCGCCCGAAGAAATAGCCACCCGGCAACAGTCGAGCGGCACGCTTTCCTCACGCATCTATGTGAGGAGCGTGCCGCTCGTGTGTTCCCCCCTGTGTGAGCTGCGATGAACGCCAAACTGCTTCAACTTATCATCCAGCTCAAGGACGAAGCCAGCGCTGCCCTTGGCAAGCTTCAAGGCACCCTCAGCAGTGTTGGCGGCTTCTCTCTGGCGCATTCACCGCAGGAGTTGTCGGGGCTGGCATCGCCATCGCCGGCCTGGCGGCGGGATCCCTCACCGCCGCAGCCGACTTCGAAACCGCCACCGCAAACTTTGCCTCAGTCGCTGGCGGCTCCCTCGCAGAGGCGGGCTTCGCGCTCGACGATGTGAAATCCAAGGCGCTCGAGCTGGGCGCGGTAACGCAATTCTCAGCTGGCCAGGCACAAGATGCCATGATCGCCCTCGCAAAGGCGGGGTGCCGGTTGTCGACATTATGGGCGATGCCACCGCCGCCGCGCTCGATCTGGCGGCCGCTGGCTCGCTCGAGCTGGGCCGGCTGCGGACATCGTGGCCAAACAACTGGGGTCTGGGCTAATACGGGCGTGAATGCGGCACAGGTTGCGAATCTGATGGCCCAGGCGGCAAAACGCATCCACGATTGATGTG
The sequence above is drawn from the Candidatus Kouleothrix ribensis genome and encodes:
- a CDS encoding phage tail tape measure protein, yielding MSCDERQTASTYHPAQGRSQRCPWQASRHPQQCWRLLSGAFTAGVVGAGIAIAGLAAGSLTAAADFETATANFASVAGGSLAEAGFALDDVKSKALELGAVTQFSAGQAQDAMIALAKAGCRLSTLWAMPPPPRSIWRPLARSSWAGCGHRGQTTGVWANTGVNAAQVANLMAQAAKRIHD